A window of Rufibacter sp. LB8 contains these coding sequences:
- a CDS encoding DUF5675 family protein — MKVNITRTKYQHRQTLGELVVLNDKGQKVFNCKTLELPDLNNKRKVSCIPKGTYTVVKRKSPKYGSHFHITNVPNRDMILIHLGNYFTDILGCVLVGKALTDLNKDGYHDVTSSKDTMKSLLGLLPDEFELKVE, encoded by the coding sequence TTGAAAGTAAATATAACTAGAACTAAATACCAACACCGTCAGACATTAGGAGAGCTTGTAGTACTGAATGATAAAGGCCAAAAGGTGTTCAACTGCAAAACCTTGGAGCTACCAGACTTGAACAACAAACGAAAGGTTTCCTGCATTCCTAAAGGCACCTACACAGTAGTAAAAAGGAAGTCCCCCAAATATGGAAGCCACTTCCATATAACGAACGTGCCCAACAGAGACATGATATTAATTCACCTAGGCAACTACTTTACAGACATCTTAGGCTGCGTTCTGGTGGGCAAGGCTCTTACAGATTTGAACAAAGACGGTTACCATGATGTGACTAGCAGCAAAGATACAATGAAGAGCCTGTTGGGTCTACTCCCTGATGAATTTGAATTGAAAGTTGAATAA